In the Kitasatospora terrestris genome, one interval contains:
- a CDS encoding sporulation protein: MVFKKLLGALGVGGPSVDTVLANPVAQPGGTLQGQVNLVGGTQDVQITGITLTLVARVEHEHSEGESVSNTAFAKFGVSAPLKLTAGENRSIPFAVQLPYETPVTTVGGWQLPGMAIGVRTEVEIAGALDKGDADPLGIAPLPVQQRVIEAFGALGFRLRSADLEAGHIRDSAQSLPFYQEIEFAAAPQYAHLCQAVELTFLTTPHQVEVVLEFDRRRGSDVINRYHLDHSAAEQDLTGTVDGWLQQAAAGGHHGHGGHGGGHGAGWGAVAAGAAVGVVGGFVLDEIVDEAVEEFFED, translated from the coding sequence ATGGTGTTCAAGAAGCTGCTCGGTGCGCTCGGTGTCGGCGGACCGTCCGTCGACACGGTCCTCGCGAACCCCGTCGCCCAGCCGGGCGGCACCCTCCAGGGCCAGGTCAACCTGGTCGGCGGGACGCAGGACGTCCAGATCACCGGCATCACGCTGACCCTGGTCGCCCGGGTCGAGCACGAGCACTCCGAGGGCGAGTCGGTCAGCAACACCGCCTTCGCCAAGTTCGGGGTGAGCGCGCCGCTGAAGCTCACCGCGGGGGAGAACCGGTCGATCCCGTTCGCCGTGCAACTGCCGTACGAGACGCCGGTCACCACGGTCGGCGGCTGGCAGCTCCCCGGCATGGCGATCGGCGTACGGACCGAGGTGGAGATCGCCGGCGCCCTGGACAAGGGCGACGCCGACCCGCTCGGCATCGCACCGCTGCCGGTGCAGCAGCGGGTGATCGAGGCGTTCGGCGCGCTCGGCTTCCGGCTGCGCTCGGCCGACCTGGAGGCCGGGCACATCCGGGACAGCGCGCAGAGCCTCCCCTTCTACCAGGAGATCGAGTTCGCCGCGGCGCCGCAGTACGCGCACCTGTGCCAGGCCGTCGAACTGACCTTCCTCACCACCCCGCACCAGGTCGAGGTGGTCCTGGAGTTCGACCGCCGCCGCGGCAGCGACGTGATCAACCGATACCACCTGGACCACTCCGCCGCCGAGCAGGACCTCACCGGCACTGTCGACGGCTGGCTCCAGCAGGCCGCCGCCGGCGGCCACCACGGCCACGGCGGGCACGGCGGCGGGCACGGCGCCGGTTGGGGCGCGGTCGCCGCCGGCGCGGCCGTCGGCGTGGTCGGCGGCTTCGTCCTCGACGAGATCGTCGACGAGGCCGTCGAAGAGTTCTTCGAGGACTGA
- a CDS encoding LCP family protein: MAGQRAGASDSDAGWWRDDSPQQGDGHGGYPDDAPRRDDAYRGTEPAVPRRRSQQHDDLPRTGGRAEARRAQQGRGGNGGPGGQGGRGARAADQPAGRAATRAAGRRNRSRSRKKIVTWVAVGSVGLVVAAGGALYLKLNGNIDSFGDEGVSKDRPAAAAADAQGRIPVNILLIGSDSRAGANKDLGGGEDGGARSDTTILLHVYADHKHAVGVSFPRDALVDVPPCLLPTGKWTKAQTGVMFNSAFSVGNTDKGNPACTQNTVEKLTGIRIDHTMVVNFEGFASMTSAVGGVPVCLPNDIHEGDLNPNLGKKGKLLYPKGLQKVQGQAALDYVRLRHGIGDGSDVGRMRRQQAFMSSLIKEVKSKGMDPTTLLPLADAATKSLTVDSGLNSADKLIGFAMSLKNLDLHDVKFLTPPWRFEKERIALVHPDVDQLWAALKADRTLDGQDASGGSASPSPAAPESPAAPTTPAPPATTVKAANVRVGVYNGTTTPGLTTKAAATLKGAGFTVTTTANASSQNHATTVVQYGPGEKANAQAVAAMFPGATLESSTKAGVSLVLGKDYAAGNGAAAPSTPAGPLPSSVAKETRSADDDPCSNVSFG, translated from the coding sequence ATGGCAGGCCAGAGGGCGGGGGCGTCCGACTCGGACGCGGGCTGGTGGCGGGACGACTCCCCTCAGCAGGGGGACGGGCACGGCGGGTACCCCGACGACGCCCCGCGCCGTGACGACGCCTACCGCGGCACCGAGCCCGCCGTCCCGCGCCGGCGCTCCCAGCAGCACGACGACCTGCCGCGCACCGGCGGCCGCGCCGAGGCCCGCCGCGCCCAGCAGGGCCGCGGCGGGAACGGCGGCCCCGGCGGCCAGGGCGGCCGCGGAGCCCGGGCGGCCGACCAGCCGGCCGGCCGCGCCGCCACCCGGGCCGCCGGCCGCCGCAACCGCAGCCGCAGCCGCAAGAAGATCGTCACCTGGGTCGCGGTCGGCTCGGTGGGCCTGGTGGTCGCCGCCGGCGGCGCCCTCTACCTGAAGCTCAACGGCAACATCGACTCCTTCGGCGACGAGGGCGTCTCCAAGGACCGCCCCGCCGCCGCGGCCGCCGACGCCCAGGGCCGGATCCCCGTCAACATCCTGCTGATCGGCTCCGACAGCCGCGCCGGCGCCAACAAGGACCTCGGCGGCGGCGAGGACGGCGGAGCCCGCTCCGACACCACGATCCTGCTGCACGTCTACGCCGACCACAAACACGCCGTCGGCGTCTCCTTCCCCCGCGACGCCCTGGTCGACGTCCCGCCCTGCCTGCTGCCCACCGGCAAGTGGACCAAGGCCCAGACCGGCGTCATGTTCAACAGCGCCTTCTCCGTCGGCAACACCGACAAGGGCAACCCCGCCTGCACCCAGAACACCGTCGAGAAGCTCACCGGCATCCGCATCGACCACACCATGGTGGTCAACTTCGAGGGCTTCGCCTCGATGACCAGCGCGGTCGGCGGCGTCCCGGTCTGCCTGCCGAACGACATCCACGAGGGCGACCTCAACCCCAACCTCGGCAAGAAGGGCAAGCTGCTCTACCCCAAGGGCCTGCAGAAGGTCCAGGGCCAGGCCGCGCTCGACTACGTCCGCCTGCGCCACGGCATCGGCGACGGCTCCGACGTCGGCCGGATGCGCCGTCAGCAGGCCTTCATGTCCTCCCTCATCAAGGAGGTCAAGAGCAAGGGCATGGACCCCACCACCCTGCTCCCGCTCGCCGACGCCGCCACCAAGTCACTGACCGTCGACTCCGGGCTCAACTCCGCCGACAAGCTGATCGGCTTCGCGATGAGCCTGAAGAACCTCGACCTGCACGACGTCAAGTTCCTCACCCCGCCGTGGCGCTTCGAGAAGGAGCGCATCGCGCTCGTCCACCCCGACGTCGACCAGCTGTGGGCCGCCCTCAAGGCCGACCGCACCCTCGACGGCCAGGACGCCAGCGGCGGCAGCGCCAGCCCCTCCCCGGCCGCCCCGGAGAGCCCCGCCGCCCCCACCACCCCGGCGCCGCCCGCCACCACCGTGAAGGCCGCCAACGTCCGGGTCGGCGTCTACAACGGCACCACCACGCCCGGGCTGACCACCAAGGCCGCAGCCACCCTCAAGGGCGCCGGCTTCACCGTCACCACCACCGCCAACGCCAGCTCGCAGAACCACGCCACCACCGTCGTCCAGTACGGCCCCGGCGAGAAGGCGAACGCGCAGGCCGTCGCCGCGATGTTCCCCGGCGCGACCCTGGAGAGCAGCACCAAGGCGGGCGTGTCCCTGGTCCTCGGCAAGGACTACGCGGCCGGCAACGGCGCCGCGGCACCCTCCACCCCGGCGGGCCCGCTGCCCAGCTCCGTCGCCAAGGAGACCCGATCCGCGGACGACGACCCCTGCTCCAACGTCTCCTTCGGCTGA
- a CDS encoding HAD family hydrolase codes for MSTNAHPTDVPPGGHLPFRLVATDLDGTLLNPAETVSERTRAALALVAGRGAQHIIVTGRSARWTRPVLDEIGYTGIAVCGQGAQVYDAGAHRLLTSVTLDRQLAAVALAKIEAEVGPLAVAASQDGLEGEVLAGPGYALQIGTDLPVVPVEGSELLAAPIAKLFLQHPRYSDDELAEAARAVAGQLVGITVAGAGVVEVLPLGLTKATGLSLAARRLGATAAGTIAFGDMPNDVPMFGWAGYGVAMGNAHEELKAVADELTVGNDEDGVAVVLERLYG; via the coding sequence ATGAGCACCAACGCCCACCCGACCGACGTCCCCCCCGGTGGCCACCTGCCCTTCCGGCTGGTCGCCACCGACCTCGACGGCACGCTGCTGAACCCGGCGGAAACCGTCTCCGAGCGGACCCGCGCCGCGCTCGCCCTGGTGGCCGGGCGCGGCGCGCAGCACATCATCGTCACCGGCCGCTCCGCCCGGTGGACCCGGCCGGTCCTCGACGAGATCGGCTACACCGGCATCGCCGTCTGCGGCCAGGGCGCCCAGGTGTACGACGCCGGGGCGCACCGGCTGCTCACCTCCGTGACCCTGGACCGGCAGCTCGCCGCGGTGGCCCTGGCCAAGATCGAGGCGGAGGTCGGCCCGCTGGCCGTCGCCGCCAGCCAGGACGGGCTGGAGGGCGAGGTGCTCGCCGGGCCCGGCTACGCGCTGCAGATCGGCACCGATCTGCCGGTCGTGCCGGTGGAGGGTTCCGAACTGCTCGCCGCGCCGATCGCGAAGCTGTTCCTCCAGCACCCCCGGTACTCGGACGACGAGCTGGCCGAGGCGGCGCGGGCGGTCGCCGGGCAGCTGGTGGGGATCACCGTGGCGGGCGCGGGCGTGGTGGAGGTGCTGCCGCTCGGGCTGACCAAGGCGACCGGCCTGTCGCTGGCCGCGCGGCGGCTCGGTGCGACGGCGGCGGGGACGATCGCGTTCGGGGACATGCCGAACGACGTGCCGATGTTCGGCTGGGCCGGGTACGGCGTGGCGATGGGCAACGCGCACGAGGAACTCAAGGCCGTCGCCGACGAGCTGACGGTGGGCAACGACGAGGACGGCGTGGCCGTCGTGCTGGAGCGCCTGTACGGCTGA
- the serS gene encoding serine--tRNA ligase, which produces MIDLRLLREDPDRVRASQRARGEDVDLVDALLSADERRRSSGSRFDELRNEQKVLGKQVAQAKGEEKSALLERTKELAAAVKAADAEQGEAKDEAERLLRSLANLIDPAAPVGGEEDFVTLEEIGTPRDFAAEGFEPRDHVELGQILGAIDTERGAKVAGARSYYLTGPGALLELALVNMAISQATAAGFIPMITPALVRPAAMDGTGFLGQAAENVYFLEDDDRYLVGTSEVPLAAYHMDEIIDADKLPLRYAGYSSCFRREAGTYGKDTRGIIRVHQFEKVEMFVFTTPEEAEAEHRRLLQWEKDFLNALELPYRVIDVASGDLGASAARKFDIEAWIPTQGKYREVTSTSNTTEYQSRRLSIRMREDGKVRPLATLNGTLVAVPRVIVALLENHQQADGSVVVPEALRPYLGGRTVLEPAAK; this is translated from the coding sequence GTGATTGACCTTCGCCTGCTCCGTGAGGACCCCGACCGAGTGCGCGCCTCGCAGCGTGCCCGTGGCGAGGACGTCGACCTGGTCGACGCCCTCCTCTCCGCCGACGAGCGCCGCCGGTCCTCGGGCAGTCGCTTCGACGAACTGCGCAACGAGCAGAAGGTGCTCGGGAAGCAGGTCGCCCAGGCCAAGGGCGAGGAGAAGTCCGCCCTGCTGGAGCGCACCAAGGAGCTGGCCGCCGCCGTCAAGGCCGCCGACGCCGAGCAGGGCGAGGCCAAGGACGAGGCGGAGCGCCTGCTCCGTTCGCTGGCCAACCTGATCGACCCGGCCGCCCCGGTCGGCGGCGAGGAGGACTTCGTCACCCTCGAGGAGATCGGCACCCCGCGCGACTTCGCCGCCGAGGGCTTCGAGCCCCGCGACCACGTCGAGCTCGGCCAGATCCTCGGCGCGATCGACACCGAGCGCGGGGCCAAGGTGGCCGGCGCCCGCTCGTACTACCTGACCGGTCCCGGCGCGCTGCTGGAGCTCGCCCTGGTCAACATGGCGATCTCGCAGGCCACCGCTGCCGGCTTCATCCCGATGATCACCCCGGCGCTGGTCCGCCCGGCCGCCATGGACGGCACCGGCTTCCTCGGCCAGGCCGCGGAGAACGTCTACTTCCTCGAGGACGACGACCGGTACCTGGTCGGCACCAGCGAGGTGCCGCTCGCCGCGTACCACATGGACGAGATCATCGACGCGGACAAGCTGCCGCTGCGCTACGCCGGATACTCCTCCTGCTTCCGCCGCGAGGCCGGCACCTACGGCAAGGACACCCGCGGCATCATCCGGGTCCACCAGTTCGAGAAGGTGGAGATGTTCGTCTTCACCACGCCGGAGGAGGCCGAGGCCGAGCACCGCCGCCTGCTCCAGTGGGAGAAGGACTTCCTGAACGCCCTGGAGCTGCCGTACCGGGTGATCGACGTCGCCTCCGGCGACCTCGGCGCCTCGGCCGCCCGGAAGTTCGACATCGAGGCGTGGATCCCGACCCAGGGCAAGTACCGCGAGGTCACCTCCACCTCGAACACCACCGAGTACCAGTCGCGCCGGCTCTCCATCCGGATGCGCGAGGACGGCAAGGTCCGTCCGCTCGCCACCCTGAACGGCACCCTGGTCGCCGTGCCGCGCGTGATCGTCGCCCTGCTGGAGAACCACCAGCAGGCCGACGGCTCGGTGGTCGTGCCCGAGGCCCTGCGGCCGTACCTCGGCGGGCGCACGGTCCTCGAACCGGCCGCCAAGTAA